One region of Parambassis ranga chromosome 12, fParRan2.1, whole genome shotgun sequence genomic DNA includes:
- the LOC114443466 gene encoding tricarboxylate transport protein, mitochondrial-like — MAFSVSGGGGECHVLLRPERTLTRRYQPECPPWREPRCQKYTDVIKTAAKSNGHRRLPARSTGAAGGLRADRGLQLPSTTRGAKLGHGIAVMSGQNRFVSPFHRPQCLAAAAPAGKAKLTHPGKAILAGGIAGGIEICITFPTEYVKTQLQLDEKANPPKYRGIVDCVKQTVNSHGVRGLYRGLSSLLYGSIPKAAVRFGVFEFLSNKMRDESGKLDSKRGFLCGLGAGVAEAVVVVCPMETVKVKFIHDQTSANPKYKGFFHGVREIIRSQGLKGTYQGLTATVLKQGSNQAIRFYVMTSLRNWYKGDDPNKAINPLLTGLFGAVAGAASVFGNTPLDVIKTRMQGLEAHKYKSTIDCAMKIMKHEGPMAFYKGTVPRLGRVCMDVAIVFIIYEEVVKVLNVVWKTD; from the exons ATGGCGTTTTCCGTGTCAGGGGGGGGCGGAGAGTGTCATGTCCTGCTCCGCCCTGAACGAACACTGACTCGGCGCTATCAGCCGGAGTGTCCGCCGTGGAGGGAGCCTCGCTGTCAAAAGTACACAGACGTTATCAAGACCGCGGCAAAGTCCAATGGTCACCGCCGCCTGCCCGCACGGAGCACaggggctgcaggaggactgaGAGCTGATCGCGGTCTGCAGCTACCGAGCACGACAAGAGGGGCAAAGTTAGGCCACGGGATCGCAGTCATGTCCGGGCAGAACAGATTCGTGAGCCCGTTCCACAGACCGCagtgtttggctgctgcagctccGGCGGGGAAAGCCAAACTCACACACCCGGGGAAGGCCATCCTGGCAG GTGGGATCGCCGGAGGTATAGAGATCTGCATCACCTTCCCCACAGAGTACGttaagacacagctgcagctggacgAGAAGGCCAACCCCCCCAAATACAGAGGCATCG tggACTGTGTGAAGCAGACGGTGAACAGTCATGGGGTGAGGGGTCTGTACCGCGGCCTCAGCTCGCTGCTCTACGGCTCCATACCCAAAGCAGCCGTCAG ATTCGGGGTGTTTGAGTTCCTCAGTAATAAGATGCGTGATGAGAGCGGTAAACTGGACAGCAAGCGAGGCTTTCTGTGCGGCCTTGGAGCTGGAGTGGCGGAGGCAGTGGTTGTAGTCTGTCCCATGGAGACAGTCAAG GTGAAGTTCATCCACGACCAGACGTCAGCGAACCCAAAGTACAAAGGGTTTTTCCACGGTGTGAGGGAGATCATCAGGTCTCAAG gACTGAAGGGCACCTACCAGGGCCTCACAGCTACTGTACTGAAACAAGGCTCCAACCAGGCCATCCGCTTCTACGTCATGACTTCACTGAGAAACTGGTACAAAG GTGACGACCCGAACAAAGCCATCAACCCTTTGTTGACTGGACTGTTTGGAGCTGTGGCTGGTGCTGCCAGCGTGTTTGGAAACACTCCGCTGGACGTCATCAAGACCAGGATGCAG GGTCTCGAAGCTCACAAGTACAAAAGCACAATCGACTGCGCCATGAAGATCATGAAGCACGAGGGACCAATGGC GTTCTACAAAGGTACTGTGCCTCGACTGGGTCGGGTGTGTATGGACGTGGCCATCGTCTTCATCATCTACGAGGAGGTGGTGAAGGTCCTGAACGTAGTGTGGAAGACGGACTAA